Proteins encoded by one window of Pseudochaenichthys georgianus chromosome 9, fPseGeo1.2, whole genome shotgun sequence:
- the ptgs1 gene encoding prostaglandin G/H synthase 1, with amino-acid sequence MKEFCIFLICFINLLLLESSSCAGDSSVVNPCCSYPCQNSGVCVRFGTERYECDCTRTGFYGVNCTVPELWSRVRLMLKPKPTAVHYFLTHFHWFWDLVNNSFLRDTFMRLVLTVRSDLIPSPPTYNTKYGYLSWESYSNMSYYTRLLPPVPEDCPLPMGAKGKPQLPDPKVLAERFFKRKTFRPDPQGTNMMFAFMAQHFTHQFFKTNQEVQGGFTKALGHGVDASNIYGDSLIRQLHLRLHKDGKMKYQLVNGEMYPPTVSEVPVHMVYPEHFPPEKRLVTGQEVFGLLPGLTMYATIWLREHNRVCDVLKADHPTWDDEQLFQTARLIIIGETINIIIEEYVQHLSGYLLDLKFDPTLLFNARFQYSNRIALEFCHIYHWHPLMPDSFLIDGDDIPYPQFMFNTSLLMHYGVEKMVDAFSKQPAGQIGGGHNSHVVVLQVTEKVIKESRATRVQPFNEYRKRFNLKPYTSFYEFTDDIEMAEGLEELYGDIDALELYPGVLLEKARPNSLFGESMVEMGAPFSLKGLLGNPICSPEYWKPSSFGGEKGFNIVKTSTLKKLVCLNTKWCPYVDFHVPRNDEELKSRKSNSEL; translated from the exons ATGAAAG AGTTTTGTATCTTCTTGATCTGCTTCATCAACCTGTTGCTGCTGGAGAGCTCATCGTGTGCTGGTGACTCAAGTGTTG TGAATCCCTGTTGTTCCTACCCCTGTCAGAactcaggagtgtgtgtgagatttggTACAGAACGCTACGAATGTGACTGCACTCGAACTGGCTTTTATGGAGTCAACTGCACTGTTC CGGAGCTCTGGAGCAGAGTTCGTCTCATGCTGAAGCCGAAGCCTACGGCGGTTCActacttcctcacacacttccACTGGTTCTGGGACCTCGTAAACAACTCTTTCCTGCGAGACACGTTCATGAGATTAGTGCTAACCG TCAGAAGCGACCTTATTCCAAGCCCTCCAACCTACAATACTAAATATGGATACCTCAGCTGGGAGTCTTACTCCAACATGTCCTACTACACCCGTCTCCTCCCTCCTGTTCCTGAGGACTGCCCTTTGCCCATGGGAGCTAAAG GTAAACCTCAGCTTCCTGATCCCAAAGTGTTGGCCGAGAGGTTTTTTAAGAGAAAGACATTCAGGCCAGACCCTCAGGGAACCAACATGATGTTTGCCTTTATGGCGCAACACTTCACTCACCAGTTCTTCAAGACAAACCAGGAAGTTCAAGGTGGCTTCACCAAGGCTTTAGGACATGGG GTAGATGCGAGCAATATCTACGGAGACAGCCTCATACGACAGCTTCACCTACGGCTTCATAAAGATGGAAAGATGAAATAtcag TTAGTAAACGGTGAGATGTACCCCCCAACAGTATCAGAGGTCCCTGTGCACATGGTTTACCCTGAACACTTCCCTCCAGAGAAGCGTCTGGTCACCGGTCAGGAGGTGTTTGGCCTCCTGCCGGGCCTCACCATGTACGCCACCATATGGCTGAGGGAGCACAACAGAGTCTGTGACGTCCTGAAGGCGGATCACCCCACCTGGGACGATGAGCAGCTCTTTCAGACCGCCAGACTCATCATCATTG GAGAGACAATCAACATCATAATAGAAGAGTACGTGCAGCACCTGAGTGGCTACCTGTTGGACCTGAAGTTCGATCCCACTCTGCTCTTCAACGCACGTTTCCAGTACAGCAACCGCATCGCTCTGGAGTTCTGCCACATCTACCACTGGCACCCGCTGATGCCTGACAGCTTCCTCATCGACGGCGATGACATCCCATACCCTCAGTTTATGTTCAACACATCCCTACTCATGCACTACggggtggagaagatggtggATGCCTTCTCCAAACAACCTGCAGGCCAG ATAGGAGGAGGTCACAACTCGCATGTAGTTGTGCTTCAGGTGACAGAAAAGGTCATCAAAGAGTCACGAGCAACACGAGTGCAGCCCTTTAATGAATACAGGAAGAGGTTTAACCTAAAGCCGTACACCTCTTTTTATGAATTTACTG ATGACATTGAAATGGCCGAAGGTTTAGAGGAGCTCTATGGTGACATTGATGCTCTGGAGCTCTACCCCGGTGTCCTGCTTGAGAAAGCACGACCTAACAGTCTATTTGGGGAGAGCATGGTGGAGATGGGGGCTCCCTTCTCCCTGAAAGGCCTGCTTGGAAACCCCATCTGCTCCCCTGAGTACTGGAAGCCCAGCAGCTTTGGGGGAGAGAAGGGCTTCAATATCGTCAAAACTTCCACCTTGAAGAAACTGGTGTGCCTAAACACCAAATGGTGTCCATACGTGGACTTCCATGTTCCAAGAAATGACGAGGAGCTGAAATCAAGGAAATCAAATTCTGAACTTTAA